From a single Lytechinus pictus isolate F3 Inbred unplaced genomic scaffold, Lp3.0 scaffold_19, whole genome shotgun sequence genomic region:
- the LOC135157725 gene encoding uncharacterized protein LOC135157725 has translation MIKMASNTRTLLIVLFSLYTMCRCQNSREYISTFKYDNIEIMCDISDSANRNIIWKFVDNDVWLAKGEVVYENIGSMFSRVSVVVDSSSSRLRISDIHTSDTGRYQCGFETDQREFEMIFETRVVVVDADTTPSCLMSMLPNIGTVQGTEVDIKCAWPSSLPMGHAIIHKNGIEMNPDVTMDDHVVLRTILNEGDLFTCQLVSPLATEKRACTVIPLTASGLKVRTDPLVAYVEVGGDAQFNCTAEANEPIESYLWSLKADAVLRFLSKPDRFRTDDNSRRLSLFNLEIIDDRLWVKCSAEAQDGTSVLSMSAVKIIVTPPSHQSTTAMTPNQSAIIPIRRTTLKLTEGTTTYATPELTSNSTDVATPGSRTSLPLSAPFIALIALGGLIVFLVMIVIIVVSIKISRQRSASKDVDRHNVNTRWVMSTPEITMSEDVSERPTKSRFGRKSRSSSRKFLYSRRSSKKKNRSNSSSAQKPTGVVRHLPPQPVTPDPRAIYQNIPRSGSSNSLHSLHSVQQKIRGESSHSYEVVKPEPPDVIAYKKPRPKQLVYPMVGGEVGYASVENPEEVPSLIYAELDVTANIQIAPPVGKDFDPSILYAKVKK, from the coding sequence ATGATCAAGATGGCATCAAATACGAGAACATTATTAATCGTATTATTTAGCCTTTACACTATGTGTCGTTGTCAGAATTCAAGGGAATATATATCAACATTCAAATACGACAACATTGAGATTATGTGTGACATCAGTGACTCCGCCAACAGAAACATCATCTGGAAGTTCGTCGACAACGATGTATGGTTGGCAAAAGGCGAGGTCGTCTATGAAAATATAGGATCAATGTTCAGTCGTGTAAGCGTCGTCGTCGATTCGTCGAGCAGCCGTCTTCGTATCTCTGACATTCACACGAGCGATACAGGAAGGTATCAGTGCGGTTTTGAAACGGATCAGAGAGAATTTGAGATGATCTTTGAAACCCGCGTTGTGGTCGTTGATGCAGACACAACACCTTCGTGTCTTATGAGTATGTTGCCAAACATCGGCACTGTTCAAGGAACTGAAGTGGATATCAAATGTGCATGGCCAAGCTCCTTACCAATGGGTCATGCCATTATACATAAGAACGGGATAgaaatgaatccagatgtcaccATGGATGATCACGTAGTCCTAAGGACTATCCTAAATGAAGGCGATCTGTTTACTTGTCAGTTAGTATCACCGTTAGCGACAGAAAAGAGAGCCTGCACAGTCATACCTCTCACAGCATCAGGGCTAAAGGTACGTACTGACCCTTTAGTGGCGTATGTTGAGGTTGGAGGTGATGCCCAATTTAATTGCACTGCAGAGGCCAATGAACCTATAGAGAGTTACCTGTGGAGTTTGAAAGCCGATGCAGTTTTACGGTTCCTAAGCAAGCCTGATAGGTTTAGAACAGACGACAATTCACGTAGGCTATCGCTTTTCAACTTGGAAATCATTGATGATAGATTGTGGGTAAAATGCTCCGCAGAGGCGCAGGATGGAACAAGTGTCCTCTCCATGTCTGCAGTGAAGATCATAGTAACGCCTCCGTCTCATCAATCAACAACAGCGATGACACCCAACCAGTCAGCTATCATTCCCATTAGACGGACTACTCTGAAGTTGACCGAAGGAACAACCACGTATGCAACCCCTGAACTTACCAGTAACTCCACAGATGTGGCCACACCTGGTTCACGTACATCCTTGCCCCTCTCTGCACCATTCATAGCGTTAATAGCCTTGGGTGGTTTGATAGTATTCCTAGTCATGATTGTAATAATCGTTGTCTCTATAAAGATATCCCGACAACGCAGCGCTAGCAAAGACGTGGACAGGCATAATGTTAATACCAGGTGGGTGATGTCGACTCCAGAGATCACCATGTCCGAGGACGTTTCTGAACGACCGACCAAATCGAGGTTCGGCAGGAAGAGTAGATCCAGCTCCAGGAAATTCCTCTACTCCAGGAGAAGCTCCAAGAAGAAGAATCGTTCCAACAGCTCGTCGGCTCAAAAACCTACAGGGGTTGTGCGACATCTCCCTCCTCAGCCAGTGACACCCGATCCTCGAGCGATTTATCAGAATATTCCTCGAAGTGGATCTTCCAACTCGTTGCACTCTCTCCACTCTGTACAGCAGAAAATACGAGGAGAATCCTCACATAGCTACGAGGTGGTGAAACCAGAACCTCCAGATGTGATCGCATACAAGAAGCCACGTCCCAAGCAGTTGGTGTACCCCATGGTAGGAGGAGAGGTAGGGTATGCATCAGTGGAAAATCCCGAGGAAGTCCCTTCTTTGATATACGCCGAATTGGACGTCACTGCTAATATACAGATAGCACCCCCAGTGGGTAAAGATTTCGATCCGAGTATCCTCTACGCTAAAGTAAAAAAGTAA
- the LOC135157724 gene encoding thioredoxin-interacting protein-like isoform X4 produces the protein MELFGINLTAGRDTFIPGDVVSGEVIIQSSKNEIIQGLVVKICGKAHVEWKKCFMKYRETQPYFNVRNTLTDLTSSRKERKLSRHVPLVRYFELDLPEGTFPPSFQSDHGCIRYDVNVTLTLKGGKECVVSRPFNIIDMTSRGTHSEYRRNSCKQLSSSITRSTLPWTRGRVHAHIQPHEGDMSLVKIQIECLPDLYCQDEIDVIQKLSINPDISWLPLSWQRGPEILITEYLLR, from the exons ATGGAACTATTTGGAATAAACCTGACAGCTGGTCGAGATACATTCATTCCCGGAGATGTCGTCAGTGGAGAGGTGATCATTCAATCGAGCAAGAACGAAATCAttcaag GATTGGTGGTGAAGATTTGTGGTAAAGCACATGTGGAGTGGAAGAAGTGCTTTATGAAGTACCGAGAAACGCAACCTTATTTCAATGTAAGGAACACATTAACag atTTGACGTCATctagaaaggaaagaaaacttTCACGACACGTTCCTTTGGTAAGGTACTTCGAGTTAGACCTACCAGAGGGCACTTTTCCTCCCAGCTTCCAAAGCGACCATGGGTGTATTCGTTATGACGTCAACGTAACTTTGACTCTGAAGGGCGGAAAAGAATGTGTTGTATCACGACCTTTTAATATCATTGATATGACGTCACGAGGAACGCACTCTGAATATCGCCGGAATTCATGTAAACAG CTTTCGTCATCAATAACAAGATCTACCCTGCCGTGGACGCGAGGACGTGTCCATGCCCATATCCAGCCACACGAGGGCGATATGTCGCTTGTAAAGATCCAGATTGAGTGCTTACCCGACTTGTACTGCCAAGATGAGATCGATGTGATCCAG aaacTCTCGATCAACCCTGACATATCATGGCTGCCGCTGAGCTGGCAAAGGGGCCCGGAAATCCTGATCACAGAATATTTGCTCAGATAA
- the LOC135157724 gene encoding thioredoxin-interacting protein-like isoform X1, whose protein sequence is MELFGINLTAGRDTFIPGDVVSGEVIIQSSKNEIIQGLVVKICGKAHVEWKKCFMKYRETQPYFNVRNTLTDLTSSRKERKLSRHVPLVRYFELDLPEGTFPPSFQSDHGCIRYDVNVTLTLKGGKECVVSRPFNIIDMTSRGTHSEYRRNSCKQLSSSITRSTLPWTRGRVHAHIQPHEGDMSLVKIQIECLPDLYCQDEIDVIQRIGYRVDQTKEFCEYSSIACKDVRRHDNITELIISKIEVPIVNHCRLISVRYYLKKLSINPDISWLPLSWQRGPEILITEYLLR, encoded by the exons ATGGAACTATTTGGAATAAACCTGACAGCTGGTCGAGATACATTCATTCCCGGAGATGTCGTCAGTGGAGAGGTGATCATTCAATCGAGCAAGAACGAAATCAttcaag GATTGGTGGTGAAGATTTGTGGTAAAGCACATGTGGAGTGGAAGAAGTGCTTTATGAAGTACCGAGAAACGCAACCTTATTTCAATGTAAGGAACACATTAACag atTTGACGTCATctagaaaggaaagaaaacttTCACGACACGTTCCTTTGGTAAGGTACTTCGAGTTAGACCTACCAGAGGGCACTTTTCCTCCCAGCTTCCAAAGCGACCATGGGTGTATTCGTTATGACGTCAACGTAACTTTGACTCTGAAGGGCGGAAAAGAATGTGTTGTATCACGACCTTTTAATATCATTGATATGACGTCACGAGGAACGCACTCTGAATATCGCCGGAATTCATGTAAACAG CTTTCGTCATCAATAACAAGATCTACCCTGCCGTGGACGCGAGGACGTGTCCATGCCCATATCCAGCCACACGAGGGCGATATGTCGCTTGTAAAGATCCAGATTGAGTGCTTACCCGACTTGTACTGCCAAGATGAGATCGATGTGATCCAG CGGATAGGTTATAGGGTAGACCAAACAAAGGAATTCTGCGAATACTCGTCCATTGCATGCAAGGATGTCAGAAGACATGATAACATCACTGAACTCATCATCTCAAAGATCGAGGTACCAATCGTAAATCATTGCCGGCTTATCTCTGTCAGATATTATCTAAAG aaacTCTCGATCAACCCTGACATATCATGGCTGCCGCTGAGCTGGCAAAGGGGCCCGGAAATCCTGATCACAGAATATTTGCTCAGATAA
- the LOC135157724 gene encoding thioredoxin-interacting protein-like isoform X2 codes for MELFGINLTAGRDTFIPGDVVSGEVIIQSSKNEIIQGLVVKICGKAHVEWKKCFMKYRETQPYFNVRNTLTDLTSSRKERKLSRHVPLVRYFELDLPEGTFPPSFQSDHGCIRYDVNVTLTLKGGKECVVSRPFNIIDMTSRGTHSEYRRNSCKQLSSSITRSTLPWTRGRVHAHIQPHEGDMSLVKIQIECLPDLYCQDEIDVIQRIGYRVDQTKEFCEYSSIACKDVRRHDNITELIISKIEKLSINPDISWLPLSWQRGPEILITEYLLR; via the exons ATGGAACTATTTGGAATAAACCTGACAGCTGGTCGAGATACATTCATTCCCGGAGATGTCGTCAGTGGAGAGGTGATCATTCAATCGAGCAAGAACGAAATCAttcaag GATTGGTGGTGAAGATTTGTGGTAAAGCACATGTGGAGTGGAAGAAGTGCTTTATGAAGTACCGAGAAACGCAACCTTATTTCAATGTAAGGAACACATTAACag atTTGACGTCATctagaaaggaaagaaaacttTCACGACACGTTCCTTTGGTAAGGTACTTCGAGTTAGACCTACCAGAGGGCACTTTTCCTCCCAGCTTCCAAAGCGACCATGGGTGTATTCGTTATGACGTCAACGTAACTTTGACTCTGAAGGGCGGAAAAGAATGTGTTGTATCACGACCTTTTAATATCATTGATATGACGTCACGAGGAACGCACTCTGAATATCGCCGGAATTCATGTAAACAG CTTTCGTCATCAATAACAAGATCTACCCTGCCGTGGACGCGAGGACGTGTCCATGCCCATATCCAGCCACACGAGGGCGATATGTCGCTTGTAAAGATCCAGATTGAGTGCTTACCCGACTTGTACTGCCAAGATGAGATCGATGTGATCCAG CGGATAGGTTATAGGGTAGACCAAACAAAGGAATTCTGCGAATACTCGTCCATTGCATGCAAGGATGTCAGAAGACATGATAACATCACTGAACTCATCATCTCAAAGATCGAG aaacTCTCGATCAACCCTGACATATCATGGCTGCCGCTGAGCTGGCAAAGGGGCCCGGAAATCCTGATCACAGAATATTTGCTCAGATAA
- the LOC135157724 gene encoding uncharacterized protein LOC135157724 isoform X3 yields the protein MKYRETQPYFNVRNTLTDLTSSRKERKLSRHVPLVRYFELDLPEGTFPPSFQSDHGCIRYDVNVTLTLKGGKECVVSRPFNIIDMTSRGTHSEYRRNSCKQLSSSITRSTLPWTRGRVHAHIQPHEGDMSLVKIQIECLPDLYCQDEIDVIQRIGYRVDQTKEFCEYSSIACKDVRRHDNITELIISKIEVPIVNHCRLISVRYYLKKLSINPDISWLPLSWQRGPEILITEYLLR from the exons ATGAAGTACCGAGAAACGCAACCTTATTTCAATGTAAGGAACACATTAACag atTTGACGTCATctagaaaggaaagaaaacttTCACGACACGTTCCTTTGGTAAGGTACTTCGAGTTAGACCTACCAGAGGGCACTTTTCCTCCCAGCTTCCAAAGCGACCATGGGTGTATTCGTTATGACGTCAACGTAACTTTGACTCTGAAGGGCGGAAAAGAATGTGTTGTATCACGACCTTTTAATATCATTGATATGACGTCACGAGGAACGCACTCTGAATATCGCCGGAATTCATGTAAACAG CTTTCGTCATCAATAACAAGATCTACCCTGCCGTGGACGCGAGGACGTGTCCATGCCCATATCCAGCCACACGAGGGCGATATGTCGCTTGTAAAGATCCAGATTGAGTGCTTACCCGACTTGTACTGCCAAGATGAGATCGATGTGATCCAG CGGATAGGTTATAGGGTAGACCAAACAAAGGAATTCTGCGAATACTCGTCCATTGCATGCAAGGATGTCAGAAGACATGATAACATCACTGAACTCATCATCTCAAAGATCGAGGTACCAATCGTAAATCATTGCCGGCTTATCTCTGTCAGATATTATCTAAAG aaacTCTCGATCAACCCTGACATATCATGGCTGCCGCTGAGCTGGCAAAGGGGCCCGGAAATCCTGATCACAGAATATTTGCTCAGATAA